In the Variovorax sp. S12S4 genome, one interval contains:
- a CDS encoding phospholipase D family protein: MSSIFAFFGRSVVLLAIVLQGACAQLPEHVDRPVSSALPSPSGTALEALVQQRRKADAARFESGFLLLGGPPAAYGSRLALIEGAQKTLDLQYYAIHADASTGRLLRGIRSAAQRGVRVRILLDDFHSTGRDALVLGLAFVPNIEMRLFNPLAGARGSSFARLLNSVGDASRIQQRMHNKLFLADNVLGVTGGRNLGDAYFGNALKGNFIDVDILAAGPIVQDLSRSFDSYWNNERAYPVQSLVKREELKAIRERAAQADRELADESARAQNPPPTTTDGEPKPGTAPTPAQLARAWDEKPLDLKTARFVWAPAVMLADQPGKIPADRGPEQTKAPGLVVSQPGDAAGSSRRAASLQASSDIAAGSDTVVEGLLQLIGQARSDLLIISPYFVPGPDMKQAFAAARGRGVRIRVLTNSLASNDAPVAHVGYARHREDLLKLGVELYELRSEQASVSNAFGSSGSGNLGESRSMLHSKVLVMDGRLLVVGSMNLDLRSQLQNTEIALLVRSAELSRAASEQIERGMREGSWRVELNDRSLLWRAPEGSGLKDTSTEPDASLTLRLLLRLFGPLAPDQLL; this comes from the coding sequence ATGTCTTCCATCTTCGCGTTCTTCGGCCGGTCCGTCGTGCTCCTGGCCATCGTGCTGCAAGGCGCCTGCGCGCAACTGCCGGAGCATGTCGACCGGCCAGTGTCCAGCGCACTTCCCTCGCCGAGCGGCACCGCCCTGGAAGCCCTGGTCCAGCAGCGGCGAAAGGCCGACGCGGCGCGCTTCGAGTCGGGCTTCCTGCTGCTTGGCGGCCCTCCCGCCGCTTACGGTAGCCGGCTCGCGCTGATCGAAGGCGCGCAGAAGACGCTCGACCTGCAGTACTACGCCATCCATGCCGACGCCAGCACCGGCCGGCTGTTGCGCGGCATCCGGTCCGCGGCCCAGCGCGGCGTGCGCGTGCGCATCCTGCTCGACGATTTCCATAGCACCGGCCGGGATGCGCTGGTGCTGGGCCTGGCCTTCGTGCCCAACATCGAAATGCGGCTGTTCAACCCGCTCGCGGGCGCGCGCGGCTCGTCATTCGCACGCCTTCTCAATTCGGTCGGCGATGCTTCCCGCATCCAGCAGCGAATGCACAACAAGCTTTTTCTTGCCGACAACGTGCTCGGCGTGACCGGCGGCCGCAACCTGGGCGACGCCTATTTCGGCAATGCGCTGAAGGGCAACTTCATCGACGTCGACATTCTGGCGGCCGGCCCCATCGTGCAAGACCTGTCGCGCAGCTTCGACAGCTACTGGAACAACGAACGCGCCTACCCCGTGCAATCGCTGGTCAAGCGCGAAGAATTGAAAGCCATCCGCGAGCGCGCGGCGCAGGCTGACCGCGAGCTGGCCGACGAATCGGCCCGCGCGCAGAACCCACCGCCGACAACCACCGACGGCGAACCGAAACCCGGCACGGCGCCCACGCCCGCGCAACTCGCCCGCGCCTGGGACGAAAAGCCGCTTGATCTGAAGACCGCCCGCTTCGTCTGGGCGCCCGCGGTCATGCTTGCCGACCAGCCCGGAAAGATTCCGGCTGATAGGGGCCCCGAGCAGACAAAGGCGCCCGGCCTGGTGGTGAGCCAGCCTGGCGACGCGGCCGGCTCCTCGCGGCGCGCGGCATCGCTCCAGGCCAGCTCCGACATTGCCGCGGGCAGCGACACGGTCGTCGAAGGTCTGCTGCAGCTGATTGGCCAAGCGCGCAGCGACTTGCTCATCATCTCGCCCTATTTCGTGCCCGGCCCCGACATGAAGCAAGCCTTCGCGGCAGCCCGCGGACGCGGGGTTCGCATCCGGGTGCTGACCAATTCGCTCGCGTCGAACGATGCGCCGGTGGCGCATGTCGGCTACGCGCGCCATCGCGAAGACCTGCTCAAGCTCGGCGTGGAACTCTACGAACTGCGCAGCGAGCAGGCCAGCGTCAGCAACGCATTCGGGTCTTCCGGCAGCGGCAACCTGGGCGAGTCGCGCTCCATGCTGCACTCGAAGGTGCTGGTGATGGACGGCCGGCTGCTGGTGGTCGGATCGATGAATCTCGACTTGCGCTCTCAGTTGCAGAACACCGAAATCGCGCTTCTGGTGCGAAGTGCCGAGCTCTCCCGCGCAGCCTCCGAGCAGATCGAGCGCGGCATGCGCGAAGGCTCGTGGCGCGTCGAACTGAACGATCGTTCATTGCTCTGGCGGGCGCCCGAGGGCAGCGGGCTGAAGGACACATCCACCGAGCCCGACGCCAGCCTGACCCTGCGCCTGCTGCTCAGGCTCTTCGGTCCACTGGCGCCCGACCAGTTGCTGTAA
- a CDS encoding MBL fold metallo-hydrolase has product MSELAAAGLPANLVVFERGWLSSNNVLFVGADETALIDTGYATHADQTLALVESALGTRPLDRILNTHLHSDHCGGNAALQRHYPKVQTEIPPGEADLVAQWDEGGLSFRATGQICPRFRFDGLLRPGTECMLGDRAWQVHSAPGHDPHSILLFDPVSRTLISADALWENGFGVAFPELAGEPSFGDIAATLDRIEALAPLRVIPGHGRVFADVGNSLATGRRRLDGLQRDPVKHARHAIKVLMKFKLLEVQSIALNEWADWLRSASYFGVIRERFFADTELDQLAEDILAELVAAGAAETDSALIRNI; this is encoded by the coding sequence GTGAGCGAGCTCGCCGCGGCCGGGCTGCCGGCGAACCTCGTCGTCTTCGAGCGCGGCTGGCTTTCATCGAACAACGTTCTGTTTGTCGGGGCCGACGAGACCGCGCTGATCGATACCGGGTATGCCACGCATGCCGATCAAACCTTGGCGCTTGTCGAATCGGCGCTGGGGACGCGGCCGCTCGATCGAATATTGAATACCCATTTGCATAGCGATCACTGCGGCGGCAACGCGGCGCTGCAGCGGCACTATCCGAAGGTGCAAACGGAGATTCCGCCTGGAGAGGCGGATCTTGTGGCGCAGTGGGACGAAGGCGGCTTGAGCTTTCGTGCGACAGGACAGATATGTCCACGGTTTCGGTTCGACGGGCTGCTGCGGCCTGGGACGGAATGCATGCTTGGCGACAGGGCTTGGCAGGTGCACAGCGCACCAGGCCACGATCCGCATTCGATCCTTCTGTTCGACCCCGTCTCGCGAACACTGATCTCAGCCGACGCCCTTTGGGAAAACGGTTTTGGTGTTGCTTTTCCCGAGCTGGCAGGCGAGCCGTCGTTCGGGGATATTGCGGCCACGTTGGATCGCATCGAAGCGCTGGCGCCGCTTCGGGTGATTCCTGGACACGGGCGCGTCTTCGCGGACGTTGGTAATTCTCTGGCTACCGGGCGCCGGCGGCTCGACGGGCTCCAGCGGGATCCGGTGAAGCATGCACGGCATGCCATCAAGGTGCTGATGAAGTTCAAGCTGCTCGAGGTGCAGTCCATTGCGCTGAACGAATGGGCCGACTGGCTTCGGAGCGCGTCATATTTCGGTGTTATCCGCGAGCGCTTCTTCGCCGACACGGAGCTGGATCAATTGGCCGAAGATATCTTGGCTGAATTGGTCGCCGCCGGTGCGGCCGAGACGGATTCAGCGCTCATCCGAAATATTTGA
- a CDS encoding Lrp/AsnC family transcriptional regulator yields MEALDKIDRLILRTLQADGRATYDQIAEQVSLSPSAVLRRVKRLEESGVIDRYVALVRPEVIGLGLTAYLNVRLEKHTESHKRNPMDLFRASVQTWPEVVECAALTGEMDYLLRVVVADMGHYSRFIMDTLLKHPSVEDCKTSFVLDRVKATTAVPV; encoded by the coding sequence ATGGAAGCACTCGACAAGATTGATCGGCTCATATTGCGCACGCTGCAAGCAGACGGACGTGCTACCTACGACCAGATTGCCGAGCAAGTCAGCCTTTCTCCGAGTGCCGTGCTCAGGCGCGTCAAGCGGCTGGAGGAAAGCGGCGTCATCGACCGCTACGTGGCTCTCGTTCGCCCCGAAGTCATTGGCCTGGGCCTCACCGCGTATCTCAACGTGCGTCTCGAAAAGCATACCGAGAGCCACAAGCGCAACCCCATGGACCTGTTCCGCGCCAGCGTCCAGACCTGGCCCGAGGTGGTCGAATGCGCGGCGCTCACTGGCGAAATGGACTACCTCTTGCGCGTGGTGGTCGCCGACATGGGCCACTACAGCCGGTTCATCATGGATACCCTGCTCAAGCATCCGAGTGTTGAAGACTGCAAGACCAGCTTTGTGCTGGATCGTGTCAAGGCCACAACGGCTGTACCGGTTTAG
- a CDS encoding GNAT family N-acetyltransferase, whose amino-acid sequence MLTAKTLIQASLGLGSFLKAPMVEAQPRATSAPQPVMVPIRSIGPRERDRIARHLLALTPHDRYLRFGYAASDEQVQRYVDGLDFDRDELFGIYNRRLDLIAMAHLAFAPDDQHSDCAEFGVSVAAHARGRGYGARLFERAVVVARNEGVGMLFIHALSENAAMLKIARNAGATVVRSGSESEAHLQLPSATFDSRMSEIALEHYAAVDYHLKTRAKQFWAFLASLQEVRSGIRDARSKSAQ is encoded by the coding sequence ATGCTCACCGCCAAGACCCTTATCCAAGCGTCTCTCGGCCTCGGCTCTTTCCTGAAGGCGCCGATGGTTGAGGCGCAACCGCGCGCGACCTCCGCGCCCCAGCCCGTCATGGTGCCGATCCGCTCGATCGGCCCGCGCGAACGCGACCGCATCGCGCGCCACCTGCTGGCGCTGACCCCCCATGACCGCTACCTGCGCTTCGGCTACGCCGCGTCGGACGAGCAGGTGCAGCGCTACGTCGACGGCCTCGACTTCGACCGCGACGAGCTTTTCGGCATCTACAACCGCCGCCTCGACCTGATCGCCATGGCCCACCTGGCGTTCGCGCCGGACGACCAGCACAGCGACTGCGCCGAGTTCGGCGTCTCGGTGGCGGCACATGCACGTGGCCGCGGTTACGGCGCCCGCCTGTTCGAGCGCGCCGTGGTCGTGGCGCGCAACGAAGGCGTGGGCATGCTCTTCATCCATGCGCTGAGCGAAAACGCCGCCATGCTGAAGATCGCCCGCAACGCCGGCGCCACCGTGGTGCGCAGCGGTTCCGAATCCGAGGCGCACCTGCAGCTGCCGAGCGCCACCTTCGACAGCCGCATGAGCGAAATTGCGCTCGAGCACTACGCGGCGGTCGACTACCACCTCAAGACCCGCGCCAAGCAGTTCTGGGCTTTTCTCGCCAGCCTGCAAGAAGTGCGCAGCGGCATTCGCGACGCCCGCAGCAAGTCGGCCCAATAA
- a CDS encoding TonB-dependent receptor has product MAFPFGAPLWAQEAPEPPESGGVRTLGTVTVSDGRPTSLPTQIPATIEGVTGEQISETVNATDSEDALKYLPSLVVRKRYIGDFNHAVLATRASGTGNSARSLVFADGIMLSNPLGNGATYAPRWGMVSPEEIERVDVLYGPFSAAYPGNSVGAVVDYVTRMPTRLEAHVKLSGFASNFDLYNSRSSPAGQQFDLSLGSRSGNWSWWLSASRTHSKGQALVFGNRLVSAGTVGNAGTPVTGAVLGLNPSNQPWWLVGGSTIYDTMQEQAKLKVAYDFSPTVRATYTLGAWNNTTHGSVDTYLRDALGRPVYSGRVNIGGRSYNLDAPSAALAPTETALTHYMHGLSVKSHAGGVFDWEVAASLFDYASDTSRTPTTPLPGAFNGGPGRTTDMGGSGWHTFKAAGTWRPTGSADGVGAHVVEFGFQQDTARLRTSVGNTLDWIDGPPVTPFSAFNGNTRLQSFYVQDTWRFADNWKTTLGLRHERWEAYGGQLGNATRLLDFAPRKNSYDSPKAAIAWQATPDWLLKASTGRAVRMPTVSELYQGSIEGNRIVNTNPNLRPERSWTTELSAERDLKGWGVDGVLRTSLFFENTKDALYSQALTNLVSTVQNVDAIRTRGLEVALNAVDVGIKGLDLGGSLTLTRSRIAANSGFAASVGRDQPRVPKVRATLLATYRPDARWSYTVGARYSGTQYGTLDNSDTNGAAYMGFSKFFVVDARIRYRFDRQWSAAVGIDNLNNNKYWAFHPYTQRTFVAELKFDL; this is encoded by the coding sequence ATGGCATTCCCCTTTGGCGCGCCCTTGTGGGCGCAAGAAGCACCCGAGCCGCCCGAGAGCGGCGGCGTGCGCACCCTCGGCACCGTCACGGTCAGTGACGGCCGCCCGACCTCGCTGCCGACGCAGATCCCAGCCACCATCGAAGGTGTGACGGGCGAGCAGATCTCCGAAACGGTCAATGCGACCGACAGCGAGGACGCGCTCAAATATTTGCCCAGCCTTGTGGTGCGCAAGCGCTACATCGGCGATTTCAACCATGCGGTGCTTGCCACGCGCGCCTCCGGCACGGGCAACAGCGCTCGGTCGCTGGTGTTCGCCGACGGCATCATGCTGTCGAACCCGCTGGGCAACGGCGCCACCTACGCGCCGCGCTGGGGCATGGTGTCGCCGGAAGAAATCGAGCGGGTCGACGTGCTGTACGGGCCCTTCTCCGCCGCCTATCCGGGCAACTCGGTCGGGGCCGTGGTCGACTACGTGACGCGCATGCCCACCAGGCTCGAAGCGCACGTCAAGCTCAGCGGCTTTGCCTCGAATTTCGACCTGTACAACAGCCGCTCGTCGCCGGCCGGGCAGCAGTTCGACCTGTCGCTGGGGAGCCGCAGCGGTAACTGGTCCTGGTGGCTCAGCGCGTCGCGCACCCACAGCAAAGGGCAGGCGCTGGTGTTCGGCAACCGGCTGGTGAGCGCCGGCACGGTGGGCAATGCGGGCACACCGGTGACGGGCGCGGTGCTGGGGCTGAACCCGTCGAACCAGCCATGGTGGCTGGTGGGCGGCTCGACCATCTACGACACCATGCAGGAGCAGGCCAAGCTGAAGGTGGCCTACGACTTTTCGCCCACGGTGCGGGCGACCTACACCCTTGGCGCGTGGAACAACACGACGCACGGCAGCGTCGACACCTACCTGCGCGATGCGCTCGGACGGCCGGTGTATTCAGGGCGCGTGAACATCGGCGGGCGCAGCTACAACCTCGACGCGCCGAGCGCCGCGCTCGCGCCGACAGAGACCGCGCTCACGCACTACATGCATGGCCTCTCGGTCAAGAGCCACGCCGGCGGTGTGTTCGACTGGGAGGTGGCCGCGAGCCTGTTCGACTATGCGAGCGACACCTCGCGCACGCCGACCACACCGTTGCCGGGCGCCTTCAACGGCGGCCCCGGGCGCACCACCGACATGGGCGGTTCCGGCTGGCACACATTCAAGGCCGCGGGCACCTGGCGCCCGACCGGCTCTGCCGACGGCGTGGGCGCTCATGTGGTCGAGTTCGGCTTTCAGCAGGACACGGCGCGGCTGCGCACCAGCGTCGGCAACACGCTCGATTGGATCGATGGGCCGCCCGTGACGCCGTTCTCTGCCTTCAACGGCAACACGCGGCTGCAGTCGTTCTATGTGCAGGACACCTGGCGCTTCGCCGACAACTGGAAGACCACGCTCGGCCTGCGCCATGAACGGTGGGAAGCCTACGGCGGCCAGCTCGGCAATGCGACGAGGCTGCTCGACTTTGCGCCGCGCAAGAACAGCTACGACTCGCCCAAGGCGGCCATCGCCTGGCAGGCCACGCCCGACTGGTTGTTGAAGGCCTCGACCGGCCGCGCGGTGCGCATGCCGACCGTGAGCGAGCTCTACCAGGGGTCGATCGAAGGCAACCGCATCGTCAATACCAACCCGAACCTGCGGCCGGAGCGCTCGTGGACCACCGAGCTCAGCGCCGAGCGCGACCTGAAGGGCTGGGGCGTCGACGGCGTGCTGCGCACCTCGCTGTTCTTCGAGAACACGAAAGATGCGCTCTACAGCCAGGCGCTCACCAACCTGGTGAGCACGGTGCAGAACGTCGATGCAATTCGCACGCGCGGCCTGGAGGTGGCACTGAATGCGGTGGACGTGGGCATCAAGGGGCTGGACCTGGGCGGCAGCCTTACGCTGACGCGGTCGAGGATTGCCGCCAACAGCGGTTTTGCCGCCAGCGTGGGCCGCGACCAGCCGCGCGTGCCGAAGGTGCGTGCCACGCTGCTCGCCACCTACCGGCCTGACGCGAGATGGAGCTACACGGTGGGCGCGCGCTACAGCGGCACGCAGTACGGCACGCTCGATAACAGCGACACGAACGGCGCGGCGTACATGGGCTTTTCGAAGTTCTTCGTGGTCGACGCACGCATTCGCTACCGCTTCGACCGGCAATGGAGCGCCGCCGTGGGCATCGACAACCTGAACAACAACAAGTACTGGGCTTTCCATCCCTATACGCAACGCACCTTCGTGGCCGAGCTCAAGTTCGACCTCTGA
- a CDS encoding AMP-binding protein, with protein MQTSARQNYPADVPHEINPEQYRSLTHMFDEAFGRYADRPFSVCMERWMSYGELDTLSKALGAWLQSLGLEPGARVAIMLPNVPQFAVTMCGVLRAGYTCVNVNPLYTARELEHQLKDSGATAIVILENFASTLEQVIERTPVKHVVVTSMGDLLGGLYGAWITIAVRHLAKMVPPYKLPLSGGRTVTEFSKAIAEGRGRPLGPDQSTLDSIAFLQYTGGTTGLSKGAVLTHRNIVAATLQAEAWFTPALSRAGDLSKVNSIAALPLYHIFALTLCLLVIRQGSHMTLIPNPRDFDKFIAVLKKRPFHMLPAVNTLFNALLMHPQFKSIDFSTLFVSQAGGMAASEGTAQRWFEATGCPMIEGWGMSETCAIGTNNPVSNTKFTGTIGLPLPSIEIAIKDDEGNSLPVGTAGELCIKGPNVMTGYYNQPAETAAAFTADGFMRTGDIAVMQEDGYSRIVDRKKDMILVSGFNVFPNELENVISLCPGVVECAAVGVPDEKQGEAIKVFVVRRDPTLTEEAVLQYCNSQLTGYKRPKHIEFRETLPKTNVGKILRRELRTSASV; from the coding sequence ATGCAGACATCCGCGCGACAGAACTATCCGGCCGACGTGCCGCACGAGATCAACCCCGAGCAGTACCGGTCTCTGACCCACATGTTCGATGAGGCTTTCGGCCGCTACGCCGATCGGCCGTTCTCCGTTTGCATGGAGCGCTGGATGTCGTACGGAGAGCTCGACACGCTCTCGAAGGCGCTGGGCGCCTGGCTTCAGTCGCTCGGCCTCGAGCCGGGCGCGCGAGTGGCCATCATGCTGCCCAATGTGCCCCAGTTTGCCGTCACGATGTGCGGCGTGCTCCGGGCAGGCTACACCTGCGTGAATGTCAATCCGCTCTATACGGCGCGCGAGCTCGAGCATCAGCTCAAGGACTCCGGGGCCACGGCCATCGTCATTCTCGAGAACTTCGCCTCCACTCTGGAGCAGGTGATCGAGCGCACTCCCGTCAAGCACGTAGTCGTCACTTCGATGGGCGATTTGCTGGGCGGCCTCTATGGCGCATGGATCACCATCGCGGTTCGCCACCTGGCCAAGATGGTTCCGCCCTACAAGCTGCCGCTGAGCGGTGGCCGCACGGTCACTGAGTTTTCCAAGGCGATTGCCGAAGGGCGCGGCCGGCCTCTCGGGCCAGATCAGAGCACGCTCGATTCGATCGCATTCCTGCAGTACACCGGCGGCACGACGGGCTTGTCCAAAGGCGCGGTGCTGACCCACCGCAACATCGTTGCGGCCACCCTGCAAGCGGAGGCGTGGTTCACGCCGGCGCTGTCGCGGGCGGGCGACCTGTCGAAGGTCAACAGCATCGCAGCGCTGCCGCTGTATCACATCTTCGCGCTGACGCTGTGCCTGCTGGTCATCCGGCAGGGCTCGCACATGACGCTGATTCCCAATCCACGCGACTTCGACAAGTTCATTGCGGTGCTCAAGAAGCGCCCCTTCCACATGCTGCCGGCGGTGAACACGTTGTTCAATGCGCTGCTCATGCATCCGCAGTTCAAGTCGATCGACTTCTCGACGCTGTTCGTGTCGCAGGCAGGCGGCATGGCCGCCTCTGAGGGCACGGCACAGCGGTGGTTCGAAGCGACCGGCTGCCCGATGATCGAGGGCTGGGGCATGAGCGAGACCTGCGCGATCGGTACGAACAATCCAGTCTCGAACACGAAGTTCACCGGCACGATCGGCTTGCCGCTGCCGAGTATCGAGATCGCCATCAAGGACGATGAAGGCAACTCCCTGCCCGTCGGCACGGCAGGCGAGCTTTGCATCAAGGGCCCGAACGTGATGACCGGCTACTACAACCAGCCGGCCGAGACCGCGGCGGCCTTTACGGCCGACGGTTTCATGCGCACCGGCGACATCGCCGTCATGCAGGAAGACGGCTACAGCCGCATCGTCGACCGCAAGAAGGACATGATTCTGGTCAGCGGCTTCAATGTCTTCCCGAACGAACTCGAGAACGTGATCTCGCTGTGCCCGGGCGTTGTCGAATGCGCGGCCGTGGGCGTGCCGGACGAAAAGCAGGGCGAAGCGATCAAGGTGTTCGTTGTGCGCAGGGATCCCACGCTGACCGAAGAGGCGGTGCTCCAATACTGCAACAGCCAGCTCACCGGCTACAAGCGGCCGAAGCACATCGAGTTCCGGGAAACCTTGCCGAAGACCAATGTCGGGAAGATACTGCGCCGTGAGCTGCGAACCAGCGCGAGCGTCTGA
- the hppD gene encoding 4-hydroxyphenylpyruvate dioxygenase, whose translation MSHTDAPAFTPWENPMGTDGFEFIEYAAPDPVAMGQVFERMGFTAVARHRHKNVLLYRQGTINFIVNAEPDSFAQRFAREHGPSVCAIAFRVQDAKQAYERAISLGAWGFADKAGPGELNIPAIKGIGDSLIYLVDRWPGKNGAKPGDIGNIGFYDVDFEPLPGVASQDVLAPKGNGLTYIDHLTHNVYRGRMNVWAGFYEKLFNFREIKYFDIEGQVTGVKSKAMTSPCGKIRIPINEEGKEQAGQIQEYLDMYRGEGIQHIAMGSDNLYETVDALRAKGVTLLDTIDTYYELVDKRIPGHGESVPELQKRKILIDGKKDALLLQIFSENQLGPIFFEFIQRKGDDGFGNGNFKALFESIELDQMRRGVLAAPK comes from the coding sequence ATGAGCCATACCGACGCCCCCGCCTTCACGCCCTGGGAGAACCCGATGGGAACCGACGGCTTCGAATTCATCGAATACGCGGCGCCGGATCCGGTGGCCATGGGCCAGGTGTTCGAGCGCATGGGCTTCACGGCGGTGGCCAGGCACCGCCACAAGAACGTGCTGCTGTACCGCCAGGGCACGATCAACTTCATCGTGAACGCCGAGCCCGACTCGTTCGCGCAGCGCTTCGCACGCGAGCACGGCCCGAGCGTCTGCGCCATCGCTTTTCGCGTGCAGGACGCCAAGCAGGCTTATGAGCGTGCGATTTCGCTCGGCGCCTGGGGCTTTGCCGACAAGGCCGGCCCCGGCGAACTGAACATCCCCGCCATCAAGGGCATCGGCGACAGCCTGATCTACTTGGTGGACCGCTGGCCCGGCAAGAACGGCGCCAAGCCGGGCGACATCGGCAACATCGGCTTCTACGACGTCGACTTCGAGCCGCTGCCGGGCGTGGCATCGCAGGATGTTCTGGCGCCGAAGGGCAACGGCCTGACCTACATCGACCACCTCACGCACAACGTGTACCGGGGCCGGATGAATGTGTGGGCCGGCTTCTACGAGAAGCTCTTCAACTTCCGCGAGATCAAGTACTTCGACATCGAAGGCCAGGTGACGGGCGTGAAGAGCAAGGCCATGACCAGCCCGTGCGGCAAGATCCGCATTCCGATCAATGAAGAAGGCAAGGAGCAGGCGGGCCAGATCCAGGAGTACCTGGACATGTATCGCGGCGAAGGCATCCAGCACATTGCAATGGGCTCGGACAACCTGTACGAGACCGTCGACGCGCTGCGCGCCAAGGGCGTGACCCTGCTCGACACCATCGACACGTATTACGAGCTGGTCGACAAGCGCATTCCCGGGCACGGCGAAAGCGTGCCCGAACTGCAGAAGCGCAAGATCCTGATCGACGGCAAGAAGGACGCGCTGCTGCTGCAGATCTTCAGCGAGAACCAGCTCGGCCCGATCTTCTTCGAGTTCATCCAGCGCAAGGGCGACGACGGCTTCGGCAACGGCAACTTCAAGGCGCTGTTCGAAAGCATCGAGCTTGACCAGATGCGCCGCGGCGTGTTGGCGGCCCCAAAATAA
- a CDS encoding HlyC/CorC family transporter, whose translation MAEPHPERAPVEREDKRGFLQKLAEFIHPGPDSRDELIETLADAEDNEVIGAESRVMLEGVLRMADMTAGDVMVAAPRMDLVNIDAPYDALLHLVIDTAHSRFPVYEGEKENIIGILLAKDLLKLQRAPGLNIRALLRPATFVPESKGLNDLLREFRGNRNHLAIVIDEFGRVAGLITIEDVLEQIVGEIEDEFDIAEDEGDIFGLADHTYRVSGDTPIERVAEAFGIVFDEEQLSEDFDTIGGLIAHEMGHVPKRGEHHAIGGFDFVVLHTKGGAVRWFKVSPARGSDAAD comes from the coding sequence GTGGCCGAACCTCACCCTGAACGCGCACCCGTCGAACGGGAAGACAAGCGCGGCTTTCTCCAGAAACTGGCCGAATTCATCCACCCCGGTCCCGACTCGCGCGACGAGCTGATCGAAACCTTGGCAGACGCCGAGGACAACGAGGTGATCGGCGCTGAGTCGCGCGTGATGCTCGAAGGCGTGCTGCGCATGGCCGACATGACGGCCGGCGACGTGATGGTGGCCGCCCCGCGCATGGACCTGGTGAACATCGACGCGCCGTACGACGCGCTGCTGCACCTGGTCATCGACACCGCGCACTCGCGCTTCCCGGTGTACGAGGGCGAAAAAGAAAACATCATCGGCATCCTGCTCGCGAAAGACCTGCTCAAGCTGCAGCGCGCGCCGGGCCTCAACATCCGCGCGCTCCTGCGGCCTGCCACCTTCGTTCCCGAGAGCAAGGGCCTGAACGACCTGCTGCGCGAGTTCCGCGGCAACCGCAACCACCTGGCCATCGTGATCGACGAGTTCGGCCGCGTGGCCGGGCTGATCACCATCGAGGACGTGCTCGAGCAGATCGTCGGCGAGATCGAAGACGAGTTCGACATTGCCGAAGACGAGGGCGACATCTTCGGCCTGGCCGACCACACCTACCGCGTCTCGGGCGACACGCCCATCGAGCGCGTGGCCGAAGCATTCGGCATCGTCTTCGACGAAGAACAGCTGAGCGAAGACTTCGACACCATCGGCGGACTCATCGCACATGAAATGGGCCACGTGCCCAAGCGCGGCGAGCACCACGCCATCGGCGGCTTCGACTTCGTGGTGCTGCACACCAAGGGCGGCGCCGTGCGCTGGTTCAAGGTGTCTCCGGCCCGCGGCAGCGACGCGGCCGACTGA
- a CDS encoding copper chaperone PCu(A)C — protein sequence MNHPRIILETVAACAMLASATTGFAHVTLPRGGATVGSDYNAAFRVGHACEGAKATTGLAVRLPKGFVLSDAQARKGWKLDVQKNAGDGEVRWTAESAQTALPASERAEFVLRGKVPGTPGPLWFKVLQTCDVGSIDWAEVPATGNSTAGLKTPAAKLDVVAQGVATVDVRDGWVRQSVPGQSGTGAFMKLTAPTGTKLVGIATPAAGVAEVHEMKMEGDTMKMRELPGGLDLPAGQTVELKPGGYHVMMMDLKQPLTKGSTVPVTLRFEDAKGQKTSLELKLPVGAPEGADAAAPAHQHKH from the coding sequence ATGAACCACCCGCGCATCATCCTCGAGACCGTTGCCGCATGTGCCATGCTCGCCAGCGCGACCACAGGCTTTGCCCACGTCACCCTGCCGCGAGGCGGAGCGACCGTCGGCAGCGACTACAACGCGGCGTTCCGCGTGGGCCATGCCTGCGAAGGCGCCAAGGCCACCACGGGCCTGGCCGTTCGCCTGCCCAAGGGATTTGTCCTGAGCGACGCGCAGGCGCGCAAGGGCTGGAAGCTCGATGTGCAGAAGAACGCCGGCGACGGCGAGGTGCGCTGGACCGCCGAAAGCGCGCAAACCGCGCTGCCCGCCAGCGAACGCGCCGAATTCGTGCTGCGCGGCAAGGTGCCCGGCACGCCCGGACCGTTGTGGTTCAAGGTGCTGCAGACCTGCGACGTGGGCAGCATCGACTGGGCCGAAGTGCCCGCAACAGGCAACTCGACCGCGGGGCTCAAGACGCCCGCCGCTAAGCTCGACGTGGTGGCGCAGGGCGTGGCCACGGTCGACGTGCGCGACGGCTGGGTGCGCCAGTCGGTGCCGGGCCAGAGCGGCACGGGTGCTTTCATGAAGCTCACCGCGCCCACGGGCACCAAGCTGGTCGGCATTGCGACGCCAGCGGCCGGCGTGGCCGAGGTGCACGAGATGAAGATGGAAGGCGACACCATGAAGATGCGCGAGCTGCCGGGCGGCCTCGATCTTCCCGCGGGCCAGACCGTCGAACTCAAGCCGGGCGGCTACCACGTAATGATGATGGACCTGAAGCAGCCGTTGACCAAGGGATCGACCGTTCCGGTGACGCTCCGCTTCGAAGATGCCAAGGGGCAGAAGACCTCGCTCGAGCTGAAGCTGCCGGTGGGCGCGCCCGAAGGTGCCGATGCGGCGGCACCGGCTCACCAGCACAAGCACTGA